A window of Natrinema versiforme contains these coding sequences:
- the endA gene encoding tRNA-intron lyase, which produces MALEGRFDDGVVRVGSDARQRYHDSRGYGYPLEGNEIALAPVEAAHLLYRGDLEAVVDAESGERLGFREFVAREPGEDFGVRFLVYADLRSRGFYLSPAAEPWVQEPPSGEADFAVFPRGKGPGDGEIAYALRIIGERTDIPASELREGVLAVVDEESEITYFEVGRRDPTGTSTPDASLPEGCAADLLADRVVVWEPPLELYERTFYGQPLEGREYDEPTLQCSLLEAAYLAERGAIDLEPETVRERGREVEGERFDRRLTVYTALRERDVVPKTGYKFGADFRTYADVESVEDLGHSELLVRVHPADYVFEPRDLALDVRLAHGVRKTMVFALVDDDAMGVEGIDWWSLERLTP; this is translated from the coding sequence ATGGCACTCGAGGGGCGGTTCGACGACGGCGTCGTTCGCGTGGGCAGCGACGCTCGCCAGCGGTATCACGACTCGCGAGGCTACGGCTATCCGCTCGAGGGCAACGAGATCGCCCTCGCACCCGTCGAGGCGGCACACCTGCTCTACCGGGGCGACCTCGAGGCGGTCGTCGACGCCGAGAGCGGCGAGCGGCTGGGGTTCCGGGAGTTCGTCGCGCGCGAACCGGGCGAGGATTTCGGCGTTCGGTTCCTCGTCTACGCGGATCTGCGGTCCCGCGGGTTCTACCTCTCGCCGGCCGCGGAGCCGTGGGTGCAGGAGCCGCCGAGCGGCGAGGCCGACTTCGCGGTCTTCCCGCGTGGAAAGGGGCCCGGTGACGGCGAGATTGCCTACGCCCTGCGCATCATCGGCGAGCGAACGGATATTCCGGCCAGCGAACTCCGGGAGGGGGTACTGGCGGTCGTCGACGAGGAGAGCGAAATCACCTACTTCGAGGTCGGCCGACGGGATCCGACCGGGACGTCGACCCCCGACGCGTCACTGCCCGAGGGCTGTGCGGCCGACCTGCTCGCCGACCGGGTCGTCGTCTGGGAGCCCCCGCTCGAGCTCTACGAGCGGACCTTCTACGGCCAGCCCCTCGAGGGGCGAGAGTACGACGAGCCGACGCTGCAGTGTTCCCTGCTCGAGGCGGCCTACCTCGCCGAACGGGGGGCGATCGACCTCGAGCCCGAGACGGTCCGCGAGCGGGGCCGCGAGGTCGAAGGCGAGCGGTTCGATCGCCGGCTGACCGTCTACACGGCCCTGCGGGAGCGCGACGTGGTGCCCAAGACGGGGTACAAGTTCGGGGCGGACTTCCGGACCTACGCCGACGTAGAGTCCGTCGAAGATCTGGGGCACTCCGAACTGCTCGTCCGGGTCCATCCCGCAGACTACGTCTTCGAACCGCGCGATCTGGCGCTCGACGTTCGGCTCGCCCACGGCGTCCGGAAGACGATGGTGTTCGCGCTCGTCGACGACGACGCCATGGGGGTCGAAGGGATCGACTGGTGGTCGCTCGAGCGGCTGACACCCTGA
- a CDS encoding endonuclease NucS domain-containing protein, translated as MIDDAIRVLAGDCTVIAEDADREEYRGRVTTIVKPDNTVLVHDSDGYQPVAWLTRADSVSSERRDGFSLVAKKDTQTLRIAAHEQEGFAHYPSSAAGTPVGECPDCDGALVRSSGVHCVGCGNRYGVPADATIRDERCDCDCGLPKMRVERGLAFTVCLDRGCESLDAAVKAEFDREWACPEAGCDGDLRILRRGGLIAGCEHYPDCDTGFAVPAGVVDGECGCGLPTFETASGVRCLDATCDRALEGPLEADSVADD; from the coding sequence ATGATCGACGACGCGATCCGCGTGCTCGCGGGCGATTGCACCGTCATCGCCGAGGACGCCGACCGGGAGGAGTACCGCGGCCGAGTGACGACGATCGTCAAACCCGACAACACCGTCCTCGTCCACGACAGCGACGGCTACCAGCCCGTCGCGTGGCTCACCCGCGCCGACAGCGTCTCGAGCGAGCGCCGAGACGGCTTCTCCCTCGTCGCGAAGAAGGACACCCAGACGCTGCGGATCGCCGCCCACGAACAGGAGGGGTTCGCCCACTACCCGTCCTCGGCGGCCGGCACACCCGTCGGGGAGTGTCCCGACTGCGACGGCGCGCTCGTGCGCTCGAGCGGCGTCCACTGCGTGGGCTGTGGCAACCGCTACGGCGTGCCGGCGGACGCGACGATCCGCGACGAGCGCTGTGATTGTGACTGCGGGCTCCCGAAGATGCGCGTCGAACGGGGGCTCGCCTTCACTGTCTGCCTCGACAGAGGTTGTGAGTCCCTCGACGCCGCGGTCAAGGCGGAGTTCGACCGCGAGTGGGCGTGTCCGGAAGCGGGCTGTGACGGCGACCTCAGAATCCTCCGCCGCGGCGGCCTCATCGCCGGCTGCGAACACTACCCCGACTGCGACACCGGCTTCGCCGTCCCCGCCGGCGTCGTCGACGGCGAGTGTGGTTGTGGCCTCCCGACCTTCGAAACCGCCAGCGGCGTTCGGTGTCTCGACGCGACCTGCGATCGAGCCCTCGAGGGGCCACTCGAGGCCGACTCCGTCGCCGACGATTGA
- a CDS encoding DUF4897 domain-containing protein, producing MNVRAGVTVVIVAVLLAGTGPIAAAAGATQSGQSQPEPFALQQDGIDADEVRMDVAVQPNGTAEWTLEFWVRLDDNESETAFESLRADIRDDPENHTQSFADRMSETVSTASNATGREMAADGFDVTTARQSLAREYGVVRYTFRWDGFAAVDGDELRAGDAIEGFYLDDGTRLLIEWPADYELVSATPAPDDEREQAVIWRGGDTDFVSGEPRVVVTADTGPNAALLAAAAIVVAGLGAAGAWWYRNRSAAGGAAGGDGDSGRPDDAPDSAAATAAATTAGSVGSSATEAADPELLTNEEQVLRLVRERGGRMKQQAVVEELGWTDAKTSKVVSGLREDDELESFRLGRENVLSLPDEDGEGTDGAGGADGGAS from the coding sequence ATGAACGTTCGCGCCGGCGTGACGGTCGTGATCGTCGCGGTGCTTCTCGCCGGGACGGGACCGATCGCAGCCGCGGCCGGAGCGACACAGAGCGGACAGTCCCAACCGGAGCCGTTCGCACTCCAGCAGGACGGGATCGACGCGGACGAAGTCCGAATGGACGTCGCGGTACAGCCCAACGGGACCGCCGAGTGGACCCTCGAGTTCTGGGTCCGGCTCGACGACAACGAGAGCGAGACGGCGTTCGAATCGCTGCGGGCGGACATTCGGGACGACCCCGAAAACCACACGCAATCGTTCGCCGATCGGATGAGCGAGACCGTTTCGACGGCGAGTAACGCGACTGGCCGCGAGATGGCTGCCGACGGGTTCGACGTGACGACCGCGCGCCAGTCCCTCGCGCGCGAATACGGCGTCGTCCGGTATACGTTCCGCTGGGACGGGTTCGCGGCCGTCGACGGCGACGAACTCCGCGCGGGCGACGCGATCGAGGGGTTCTACCTCGACGACGGCACTCGGCTGCTGATCGAGTGGCCGGCCGACTACGAACTGGTCTCGGCGACGCCGGCCCCGGACGACGAACGCGAGCAGGCAGTGATCTGGCGGGGCGGGGACACCGACTTCGTCTCCGGTGAGCCGCGGGTGGTCGTCACCGCGGACACGGGGCCGAACGCGGCGCTGCTCGCGGCCGCCGCAATCGTCGTAGCCGGCCTCGGCGCGGCCGGCGCGTGGTGGTACCGCAATCGAAGTGCGGCGGGTGGAGCGGCCGGCGGCGACGGGGACTCGGGCCGGCCGGATGACGCGCCCGACTCGGCGGCCGCGACGGCCGCGGCGACGACCGCCGGATCGGTCGGCTCGAGCGCGACCGAGGCGGCGGACCCGGAACTCCTTACCAACGAGGAGCAGGTCCTCCGACTCGTCAGAGAGCGCGGCGGCCGCATGAAACAGCAGGCGGTCGTCGAGGAACTCGGCTGGACCGACGCGAAGACCAGCAAGGTCGTCAGCGGACTGCGCGAGGACGACGAACTCGAGTCGTTCCGGCTCGGTCGCGAGAACGTGCTTTCGCTCCCCGATGAAGACGGCGAAGGGACGGACGGGGCCGGCGGTGCGGACGGCGGAGCCTCGTGA
- a CDS encoding DJ-1/PfpI family protein, which translates to MDDMTAEIVLFDGFDELDAIGPYEVLENGADAGASIETRLVTLEETALVTASHGLRVEPDGVLGEPDLLVVPGGGWTTEGGVRAAVEDGRLPEAVTARHADGATVASVCTGAMILADAGLLEGRPATSHQVAIDDLEAYAGSVIDDRVVDDGDVLTAGGVTAGIDLALWLLEREFGAEIAEAVETEMEHERRGAVFG; encoded by the coding sequence ATGGACGATATGACCGCCGAAATCGTGCTGTTCGACGGCTTCGACGAACTCGACGCCATCGGCCCCTACGAGGTCCTCGAGAACGGGGCCGACGCCGGCGCGTCGATCGAGACGCGGCTGGTGACCCTCGAGGAGACCGCGCTCGTGACGGCGAGTCACGGGCTCCGCGTCGAGCCCGACGGGGTCCTCGGCGAGCCCGACCTGCTCGTCGTTCCCGGCGGCGGGTGGACCACCGAGGGCGGCGTCCGAGCCGCCGTCGAGGACGGGCGCTTGCCGGAGGCCGTCACCGCGCGGCACGCGGACGGCGCGACGGTCGCGTCGGTCTGTACCGGCGCGATGATACTTGCCGACGCCGGCCTGCTCGAGGGGCGGCCCGCGACCTCCCATCAGGTCGCGATCGATGATCTCGAGGCGTACGCCGGAAGCGTGATCGACGACCGGGTCGTCGACGACGGCGACGTGCTCACCGCCGGCGGGGTCACCGCGGGGATCGATCTCGCGCTGTGGCTGCTCGAGCGGGAGTTCGGCGCGGAAATCGCCGAGGCGGTCGAGACCGAGATGGAGCACGAACGGCGCGGTGCGGTCTTCGGCTGA
- a CDS encoding HAD family phosphatase, protein MPAVLFDMDGVLVNSEDYWVDFQREDIFPAAVPDEDVDVAETSGMNFREIYDYLDAEYGTAISREEFIRRFTEAAEEIYTDRVELLGGLRDLLAELDDRGVPTALVSSSPHDWIGMVTERFDLEGAFDRVISADDIDAASKPAPDVFEYAADEIGVPAADCVVVEDSANGIEAAARAGTIVVAYRIDAHGDIDRSPADEIVDSPAELRERVLETAA, encoded by the coding sequence ATGCCTGCTGTGTTGTTCGATATGGACGGCGTGCTCGTCAACAGCGAAGACTACTGGGTCGACTTCCAGCGCGAGGACATCTTCCCCGCGGCCGTCCCCGACGAGGACGTCGATGTCGCCGAGACGAGCGGGATGAACTTCCGCGAGATCTACGACTACCTCGACGCGGAGTACGGCACCGCTATCTCCCGCGAAGAGTTCATCCGGCGCTTTACCGAAGCCGCCGAGGAGATCTACACCGACCGCGTCGAGCTACTGGGCGGTCTCCGCGACCTCCTCGCCGAACTGGACGACCGCGGCGTCCCGACCGCGCTCGTCTCCTCCTCGCCCCACGACTGGATCGGAATGGTCACGGAACGCTTCGACCTCGAGGGCGCGTTCGACCGCGTCATCAGCGCCGACGACATCGACGCGGCGAGCAAACCGGCCCCCGATGTCTTCGAGTACGCGGCCGACGAAATCGGCGTTCCCGCCGCGGACTGTGTCGTCGTCGAGGACTCGGCGAATGGAATCGAGGCGGCCGCTCGAGCGGGGACGATCGTCGTCGCCTACCGGATCGACGCCCACGGCGACATCGACCGCTCGCCGGCGGACGAGATCGTGGACTCGCCGGCCGAACTTCGAGAACGCGTCCTCGAGACGGCAGCGTAA
- a CDS encoding ATP-binding protein, which produces MHNLTPILKRDQPTSRIKIGAKKVGPNTDTVEIRHNDRRAFFYVEPVDDSIIDGIGNKVRMHQNVETVFGGIDRGKDFLVDSDVSKRDVVECSSAKIHTSEIIPDDLEPFLRENDYLLHRMEEVVPKGDELATFEVAAMEPTDYATLRVTPNTDLEFIDAGELRELRATRTAAGRGPGPGGAGEEGADDEEVQVSLEPKKPTVSFEADVAGLPEVKRTAENLLALFDPDVRDEVIDRYGDEFASRGNSMLLYGPPGCGKTLISEAIAYEAKFNSRIEESYGEVKFLEIKGSDVLSKYSGESEKRVEAIFEKAHGIAQDGFAVLFFDEVDTLIPDRGDDSLQRHERSLTNAFLQEMNEIEDNLLVIGATNMPFTIDPAATRRFPIQQFIPQPDETVMAEVWRKHLSEMAGTTAVDYDRIGERSKGYTPAEIADRVLGSELQRELVESVHLPDREPIEPDTDYFLERLEATEPKTIRQYVASVRTQIDDLEGYPELKRYVEEQADRLGMSLGSEPSSLGQLLGGDPAATDGAATPAEVATTDGTATSSDEPPSEPAATDDSSSDMAEIDISEPDEADGDAGSSGGEGDE; this is translated from the coding sequence ATGCATAACCTGACGCCAATACTGAAGCGAGATCAGCCGACGTCCCGGATCAAGATTGGAGCGAAGAAGGTCGGGCCCAACACCGACACCGTCGAGATTCGCCACAACGACAGGCGGGCCTTCTTCTACGTCGAACCGGTCGACGACTCGATCATCGACGGGATCGGGAACAAGGTCCGGATGCACCAGAACGTCGAAACCGTCTTCGGCGGCATCGACCGGGGCAAGGACTTCCTCGTCGATTCCGACGTCTCGAAACGCGACGTCGTGGAGTGTTCGTCGGCGAAGATCCACACCAGCGAGATCATCCCCGACGACCTCGAGCCGTTCCTCCGGGAGAACGACTACCTCCTCCATCGGATGGAGGAAGTCGTCCCGAAAGGCGACGAACTGGCGACCTTCGAGGTCGCGGCGATGGAGCCGACCGATTACGCCACGCTCCGGGTCACGCCGAATACCGACCTCGAGTTCATCGACGCCGGGGAACTCCGGGAGCTTCGCGCGACCAGAACGGCGGCGGGTCGCGGCCCCGGTCCCGGCGGGGCCGGCGAGGAGGGGGCTGACGACGAGGAGGTTCAGGTCTCGCTCGAGCCGAAGAAGCCGACCGTCAGCTTCGAGGCGGACGTCGCCGGGCTGCCGGAGGTCAAGCGGACCGCGGAGAACCTGCTCGCGCTGTTCGATCCCGACGTTCGCGACGAGGTCATCGACCGCTACGGCGACGAGTTCGCCTCGCGGGGCAACAGCATGCTGCTCTATGGACCGCCGGGCTGTGGCAAGACGCTCATCTCGGAGGCGATCGCCTACGAGGCGAAGTTCAACTCCCGCATCGAGGAGAGCTACGGCGAGGTCAAGTTCCTCGAGATCAAGGGCAGCGACGTGCTCTCGAAGTACTCCGGGGAGTCGGAGAAACGCGTCGAGGCGATCTTCGAGAAGGCCCACGGGATCGCACAGGACGGCTTCGCGGTCCTCTTTTTCGACGAGGTCGACACCCTCATTCCGGACCGCGGTGACGACTCCTTACAGCGCCACGAGCGGTCGCTGACAAACGCCTTCCTGCAGGAGATGAACGAGATCGAGGACAACCTGCTCGTGATCGGGGCGACGAACATGCCGTTTACCATCGATCCGGCGGCGACCCGCCGGTTCCCGATCCAGCAGTTCATTCCCCAGCCCGACGAGACGGTCATGGCGGAGGTCTGGCGCAAACACCTCTCCGAGATGGCCGGCACGACGGCGGTCGATTACGATCGTATCGGGGAGCGATCGAAGGGGTACACCCCGGCCGAGATCGCCGACCGCGTCCTCGGGAGCGAACTCCAGCGCGAACTCGTCGAGAGCGTCCACCTCCCCGATCGGGAGCCGATCGAACCGGACACCGACTACTTCCTCGAGCGCCTCGAGGCGACCGAGCCGAAGACGATCCGCCAGTACGTCGCGAGCGTGCGGACCCAGATCGACGACCTCGAGGGCTACCCCGAACTCAAACGCTACGTCGAGGAGCAGGCCGACCGGCTGGGGATGTCCCTCGGTTCAGAGCCGTCGTCGCTCGGCCAGTTGCTCGGCGGCGACCCGGCCGCGACGGACGGGGCCGCGACGCCGGCGGAGGTGGCTACGACGGACGGAACCGCGACATCGTCGGACGAACCGCCCTCGGAGCCGGCGGCGACGGACGACTCGAGTTCGGACATGGCGGAGATCGACATCTCGGAGCCCGACGAGGCGGACGGGGACGCCGGCTCGAGCGGAGGTGAGGGCGATGAGTGA